From one Elusimicrobiota bacterium genomic stretch:
- a CDS encoding type II secretion system F family protein produces the protein MRVLLSVLVFMSVVLVVTFIKWKPKSVSKLELFERTGIYVFSLTQRIKLSGIWHGWVGNRINLAGSEVKAGFNPEKFVGIQLYSALACVIIVSALIGRFTAGYTLAAVVFGLCFPVLWINEKVETRQRRLLRVLPDVIDLMLICVESGLGFNAAIAKIVKYSPEPVINEEFGEIHRAIQLGQSRVDVLRQFSLRTGHPAVSAFVNSVIQGIVIGSSLAEVLKVQAEYLRAERFLHAEKVAAQAPVKILFPLMFFILPTVFLSIFAPFALSLLGMK, from the coding sequence ATGCGTGTATTATTATCGGTACTGGTATTTATGTCTGTAGTTTTGGTAGTTACATTTATTAAGTGGAAACCTAAATCCGTATCTAAACTTGAACTGTTTGAGAGAACTGGGATTTATGTATTTTCTTTGACGCAGAGGATAAAGTTGTCAGGTATATGGCATGGATGGGTGGGGAATAGGATTAACCTTGCGGGGAGTGAGGTTAAAGCGGGGTTTAACCCTGAAAAGTTTGTGGGGATACAGTTATACTCAGCGCTTGCGTGTGTAATTATAGTATCTGCGCTTATAGGAAGATTTACAGCGGGGTACACACTTGCTGCTGTAGTGTTCGGGTTATGTTTCCCTGTTTTATGGATTAACGAAAAAGTTGAAACCCGGCAGAGACGCTTGCTCCGCGTATTACCGGATGTCATTGACCTTATGCTTATCTGTGTGGAGTCAGGGTTGGGGTTTAACGCAGCAATTGCAAAAATTGTTAAGTACTCCCCGGAACCTGTTATTAATGAAGAGTTTGGCGAGATACACCGCGCGATCCAGCTTGGGCAGTCACGTGTTGATGTCCTACGCCAGTTTTCGTTACGTACAGGGCATCCGGCAGTTTCTGCGTTTGTTAATTCCGTGATCCAGGGGATAGTTATAGGGTCAAGTTTAGCTGAAGTTTTGAAAGTACAGGCGGAATATCTACGTGCGGAACGGTTCCTTCATGCTGAAAAAGTTGCGGCACAAGCGCCGGTGAAGATACTTTTCCCGTTAATGTTTTTTATTTTACCAACTGTATTTTTGTCAATCTTCGCACCGTTTGCGTTATCGTTATTAGGGATGAAGTAG
- the htpX gene encoding zinc metalloprotease HtpX, translated as MNNVKTVLLLTGLTALFLGIGHLLGGQQGVIIAFVFALISNFVAYWFSDKIVLTIYGAKEIKQTEAPELHTVIQALSTAAGIPMPKVYAIRGDAPNAFATGRDPNHAAVAVTSGLMGILSKDELSGVIAHELAHVKNRDTLIQVLAATVAGAIMMIADMARFAAIFGGGRRDDDDNGAGAMGLLLMAIVAPFAAMIVQMAISRTREYHADETGAKICGKPLSLANALKQLENYNKRIPILNATPSTAHMFIVQPFSGGGLLNLFSTHPPVTERVKRLEKLAEQSSNSAYNIPKIIY; from the coding sequence ATGAATAATGTAAAAACAGTTTTATTGCTGACAGGATTAACGGCGTTATTTTTGGGTATCGGGCATTTACTTGGCGGGCAGCAGGGTGTGATAATAGCGTTTGTATTTGCATTGATTTCGAACTTTGTTGCGTACTGGTTCAGCGATAAGATTGTATTGACAATCTACGGAGCGAAGGAGATTAAACAAACAGAAGCACCGGAATTACATACTGTGATTCAGGCACTATCTACTGCCGCAGGAATACCGATGCCTAAGGTGTACGCCATCCGCGGTGACGCACCGAATGCGTTTGCGACGGGCCGTGACCCGAACCATGCAGCTGTTGCTGTTACTTCCGGGTTAATGGGTATCCTTAGTAAAGATGAACTTTCGGGTGTTATCGCGCATGAACTTGCGCATGTAAAAAACCGTGATACTCTAATACAGGTACTCGCAGCGACGGTTGCCGGAGCTATTATGATGATTGCGGATATGGCACGATTTGCTGCGATATTCGGCGGCGGGCGCAGGGATGATGATGATAACGGTGCAGGTGCCATGGGTTTGTTATTAATGGCAATAGTTGCGCCATTTGCGGCAATGATTGTGCAAATGGCAATCTCGCGTACCCGTGAGTACCATGCCGATGAAACAGGTGCAAAGATATGCGGTAAACCGTTAAGCCTGGCTAATGCGTTGAAACAACTTGAGAATTATAATAAGCGTATACCGATACTCAACGCTACACCATCGACCGCTCATATGTTTATAGTACAACCCTTTTCTGGGGGTGGATTATTAAACTTATTCTCTACTCACCCGCCTGTAACAGAACGGGTGAAACGTTTGGAGAAACTTGCTGAACAGTCTTCAAATTCTGCGTATAATATTCCTAAAATAATATATTAA
- a CDS encoding PASTA domain-containing protein, producing the protein MKKNGLINKTVIEVIIVTIAFLGVTFWMFNTVMDALIHYKTEVKIPSITGKSLTGAMDVLTPLKLGLIKVGEQFDDKYPANTVIRQIPDAGTTIKEGRVLQVILSKGGQSVFVPNLMGETVRSAELLLRRAGLGLGEELQGYSNTQDKGKIISQDPVENDAVGKGELVNIVVSIGRPPEGTVLLPNFNGKNVVTAKKWCDDNSVEFGIEFSNSSGAEKDIVISQIPRADTVVSEGLKVRLILSLGNNSSVEEKK; encoded by the coding sequence GTGAAAAAAAATGGTTTAATTAATAAAACAGTTATTGAGGTTATTATTGTAACTATCGCGTTTTTGGGTGTTACTTTCTGGATGTTCAATACCGTTATGGATGCGTTGATACATTACAAAACTGAAGTTAAGATACCAAGTATTACCGGTAAGTCATTAACCGGAGCGATGGATGTTTTAACACCGTTAAAACTTGGCTTGATAAAGGTTGGGGAGCAGTTTGATGATAAATACCCGGCAAATACTGTTATCCGGCAGATACCTGATGCGGGGACTACTATAAAAGAAGGGCGTGTGCTGCAGGTGATACTCAGTAAAGGAGGGCAGTCGGTATTTGTGCCAAACCTGATGGGTGAAACTGTGAGAAGCGCAGAACTTTTACTGCGGCGCGCAGGGTTAGGGTTGGGTGAGGAATTACAGGGGTATAGTAACACACAGGATAAAGGGAAGATTATCTCACAGGACCCTGTCGAGAATGATGCGGTTGGGAAAGGTGAGCTCGTGAATATTGTGGTATCCATCGGGCGTCCTCCGGAGGGGACGGTGTTACTCCCTAACTTTAACGGCAAAAATGTTGTCACTGCAAAAAAGTGGTGTGACGATAATAGTGTGGAGTTCGGGATTGAGTTCAGTAATAGTTCTGGTGCGGAGAAAGATATTGTTATCAGCCAAATACCGCGGGCGGATACCGTAGTGTCTGAGGGTTTGAAAGTACGGCTTATTTTGTCATTAGGGAATAATAGTTCGGTTGAGGAAAAGAAATGA
- the rsmB gene encoding 16S rRNA (cytosine(967)-C(5))-methyltransferase RsmB, with amino-acid sequence MNHRVIDTDNSSVAARLAAVEVLIEFEQNMVYPKTLLDTKLLKLTLPNNDHGFVRGLVNGTIQHMNSIDWIINNYSMTRKVTDTTKEVRNSLRVAVYQLEYMRGRVPPYAAVDQAVEIVKLLGGHTGLTGYTNGVLRAIVRECIAGRNLLNLSSTGKDVVKNISLKHSHPEWMVQRWLTQYGIDDTEKLCEVNNTHADMAVRVNTLKTTSGEVVTALNNYGLGVRMSELVPDALVFTSGEPFLEGLAEFQAGMFYIQDEASQLVTHILGPQPGEVVYDICSAPGGKATHAAQLMKNSGKIVAFDMFSHKLRFIRENSARLGVTIIDPQLRDGENPQNFTGAVDRVLIDVPCSGTGVLRRRPDLKWRRTSNDIIFKLPKIQYSILSNAAPLVKPGGILVYSTCSIEPEENEGVIGKFVKEFPLFEIENIRDTGKFLGNKDIVNPGGWVQTLTHKHGIDGFFVIRFRRKG; translated from the coding sequence ATTAATCACAGGGTAATTGATACGGATAATTCTTCTGTCGCAGCACGGTTAGCCGCGGTGGAAGTATTGATTGAATTTGAACAAAACATGGTTTATCCAAAAACCTTGCTTGACACTAAACTCTTAAAACTTACTCTCCCGAATAATGATCACGGCTTTGTCCGCGGGTTAGTGAACGGTACAATCCAGCATATGAATTCTATTGACTGGATTATCAATAATTACTCAATGACCCGTAAAGTTACGGATACCACAAAAGAAGTGCGGAATTCGTTGCGTGTAGCTGTGTACCAGCTGGAGTACATGCGTGGCCGCGTACCGCCGTATGCTGCGGTGGATCAGGCGGTTGAGATTGTTAAACTCCTGGGTGGGCATACAGGGTTGACAGGGTATACTAACGGTGTTCTTCGCGCGATTGTGCGGGAGTGTATTGCCGGAAGGAATTTATTGAACCTCAGTAGTACAGGTAAAGATGTTGTTAAGAATATCAGCCTTAAACACTCACACCCGGAATGGATGGTTCAGCGCTGGCTTACACAGTATGGGATAGATGATACTGAAAAGTTGTGTGAGGTTAACAATACACACGCGGATATGGCAGTCAGGGTAAATACTTTAAAAACTACTTCAGGGGAAGTCGTTACGGCGCTGAATAATTACGGTCTGGGAGTAAGGATGTCTGAACTTGTACCTGATGCTCTAGTGTTCACGTCAGGAGAGCCGTTCCTTGAAGGGCTTGCGGAGTTCCAGGCTGGGATGTTTTATATCCAGGATGAAGCATCACAGTTAGTGACGCATATACTCGGTCCTCAACCCGGTGAAGTTGTGTACGATATATGTTCCGCTCCGGGGGGTAAGGCTACGCATGCTGCGCAGTTAATGAAGAATTCCGGTAAAATAGTTGCTTTTGATATGTTCAGCCATAAACTGCGGTTTATACGTGAAAACAGTGCAAGGTTGGGAGTAACAATAATTGACCCGCAACTGCGGGACGGTGAGAACCCGCAGAATTTTACCGGAGCAGTTGACCGTGTGTTAATAGACGTCCCGTGTTCAGGTACGGGTGTGTTAAGAAGAAGGCCGGATCTTAAATGGCGGCGGACAAGTAATGACATAATATTTAAATTACCTAAGATACAGTATTCAATACTGTCAAACGCTGCACCGCTTGTAAAACCTGGCGGGATTTTGGTATATTCTACTTGCAGCATAGAGCCTGAAGAAAATGAAGGTGTTATCGGGAAGTTTGTTAAAGAGTTTCCGTTGTTTGAAATTGAAAACATTAGGGATACCGGTAAGTTCCTGGGAAACAAAGATATTGTCAACCCGGGTGGATGGGTGCAGACATTGACGCATAAACACGGGATTGACGGGTTTTTTGTTATCAGATTCAGGAGAAAAGGGTAA
- a CDS encoding type II secretion system F family protein has protein sequence MDSTGLWLVKAAGLGLFLFSVTHLSSLLLLINKFKFSKHTKNSSVITKLIEWYRRTKKVELFNRQLVDALGMISTALKAGVGIQQAFEQVAQEMAWPISVEFKTVVDDVKLGVPFIRAIEAMAQRGGSKELSITVAAISIAQEAGGNLSDVLARLAVTMRERYKLQSKIAALTAQGRLSGYVISALPILILSGMWVLDPVLMRPMYTTVYGILVLILILLMTGLGLFLIQKVVEIDI, from the coding sequence ATGGATTCTACGGGATTATGGTTAGTTAAAGCTGCGGGATTAGGGTTGTTCCTATTTTCAGTAACACACTTGTCGTCGTTGTTGTTGTTGATCAATAAATTCAAATTTTCTAAACACACAAAAAATTCTTCTGTTATTACTAAACTTATTGAGTGGTACCGCAGGACAAAAAAAGTTGAACTTTTTAACCGTCAACTGGTTGATGCCCTAGGGATGATTTCTACTGCGCTAAAGGCCGGGGTGGGGATACAACAAGCGTTTGAGCAGGTTGCGCAGGAGATGGCTTGGCCAATATCCGTTGAGTTTAAAACTGTAGTGGATGACGTAAAACTGGGTGTACCGTTTATCCGCGCGATTGAAGCTATGGCGCAAAGGGGAGGAAGTAAGGAGTTGAGTATCACTGTCGCAGCAATAAGTATCGCGCAGGAAGCCGGGGGTAATCTCAGTGATGTATTAGCGCGGTTAGCGGTAACTATGCGTGAACGTTATAAACTACAGAGCAAGATCGCAGCGCTTACCGCCCAGGGTAGGTTGTCGGGTTATGTTATCAGCGCGTTGCCAATACTTATTTTGTCCGGGATGTGGGTACTTGACCCTGTGCTTATGCGTCCGATGTATACCACAGTATACGGTATTCTTGTGTTAATCCTGATACTTCTAATGACCGGGCTGGGATTGTTTTTAATACAAAAAGTTGTGGAGATTGATATTTAA
- the rpe gene encoding ribulose-phosphate 3-epimerase → MKYIISPSILTADLSDLRAVVKLIENNGTGWIHLDVMDGNFVRNLTFGHLIVKAIRKLCGKALVLDTHLMIDYPEKYVQDYITAGADIITVHHESKGHPWDAVKIIKSSGKKAGVSLKPKTKVEAIKKQLSQLDLVLMMTVEPGFGGQKFMREVLPKIFEVRDIVDKKKYKVDIEVDGGIAFDTLPDTITAGANVFVLGNAVFGAKKPGNVLRQYSQLIKTVQG, encoded by the coding sequence ATGAAGTATATTATCTCCCCGTCAATCCTTACGGCTGACCTCAGTGATTTACGGGCAGTGGTTAAGCTTATCGAAAATAATGGCACCGGCTGGATACATCTGGATGTAATGGACGGTAATTTTGTTAGGAACCTTACCTTTGGGCATTTGATTGTAAAAGCTATCCGTAAACTGTGCGGTAAAGCTTTGGTCCTTGATACGCATTTGATGATAGATTACCCTGAGAAATATGTACAGGACTATATAACCGCAGGGGCGGATATCATAACTGTGCATCATGAATCAAAAGGGCATCCATGGGATGCTGTTAAGATTATTAAGTCTTCTGGGAAAAAAGCAGGGGTCTCGCTAAAGCCTAAGACAAAGGTTGAGGCTATAAAAAAACAATTGTCTCAGCTTGACCTTGTATTGATGATGACCGTTGAGCCAGGGTTTGGCGGGCAAAAGTTTATGCGGGAAGTGTTACCCAAAATATTTGAAGTACGTGATATTGTTGACAAAAAAAAGTATAAGGTTGATATCGAAGTTGACGGAGGGATCGCTTTTGATACCTTGCCGGATACTATTACTGCTGGGGCTAATGTTTTTGTTCTGGGTAATGCTGTATTTGGAGCAAAAAAGCCGGGGAATGTTCTACGGCAGTACAGCCAGCTTATCAAAACCGTGCAGGGATAA
- a CDS encoding sulfite exporter TauE/SafE family protein, giving the protein MDISIAGQVFVMGITMGFTACLLTCAPLMSAYVIGTKSSWHDAFKQTILFSAGKLLGYMSLGAVSGFSGKMLERIERYIFQDNYVYYSELLIGISLIILAVYLALKKDKVHSDGCKLRKHGWDKGLLVIGFLIGISPCPPLIIMYTTISLLTRTIVEGTLYGLIFGLGNFVSPLLLVGPLTGILGKYVYTPGFTRLARILSIIVILYMSLGYIFIPLITLYYLR; this is encoded by the coding sequence ATGGACATCTCAATTGCCGGGCAAGTATTTGTAATGGGCATAACCATGGGATTCACTGCATGCCTGTTGACCTGCGCACCGTTAATGTCTGCGTATGTAATCGGTACAAAATCATCCTGGCATGACGCGTTTAAACAAACCATCCTTTTTTCCGCAGGCAAATTATTGGGATACATGTCACTAGGCGCGGTATCGGGTTTCTCAGGTAAAATGTTAGAACGTATTGAACGTTATATCTTCCAAGACAATTATGTATACTACTCCGAACTACTTATAGGCATATCCTTAATAATCCTCGCGGTTTATTTGGCATTAAAGAAAGATAAGGTTCATTCTGATGGGTGTAAGCTCCGTAAACACGGTTGGGATAAAGGATTGCTGGTTATTGGTTTTCTGATAGGAATCAGCCCATGCCCGCCGTTGATTATTATGTATACAACAATAAGTTTATTAACCCGCACGATTGTTGAAGGGACACTTTACGGCCTGATCTTTGGGCTCGGCAATTTTGTTTCGCCTTTACTCCTCGTCGGCCCGTTAACCGGTATCCTGGGTAAGTATGTTTATACACCCGGGTTTACACGTTTAGCTCGGATACTATCAATCATTGTTATTTTATATATGTCGCTCGGCTATATTTTTATCCCGCTTATAACCCTCTATTATTTACGGTAA